Below is a genomic region from Dehalococcoides mccartyi.
TGCCGTTCATTCACCGCAAACTGGGAATAGACCTGAGCCGCCATTTCAATCACCGTGACCTTATGTTTGACTGCTGGGCTAAAAACCTTAAGGGCGGACTGAAGAAAGTGGAATGTCAATTGGGTATTCCACGCGAGCTGACCGAGGTAAATGGTTACGTTGCTGTTCAGCTATGGTGGAACTACATAAACAAGGCTGATACCGGGGCGCTGGAAACATTGCTAGCCTACAACCGTGAAGATATAGTAAACCTTAAAACCCTTAAGGACATATTATTAAATAACTGTACCTATTGACTGGCAGGTGAGTCCTAACTATAATCATCTATAATTTAGTTTTGGAGGCGTAAATATGGAATGGTATGAAATCCTTCTTATTGTGGTTGTACTCTGGGCAGTAGGTCACACTTACATGGATATGCAGATTAAGAAACAGGTTGAAAAACTCCAGAAAGAGTTTAATTCCCACAAACATTAATTGGTTTTTGGTTTTGTCTATAAGGCCGGATTTTCCCGGCCTTTCTTTATTCCATTAAAGTCTGTTTCAGGCCGATATCCTCACCCCCCAGTTTGCCATTTCAGACGTTTTTCTTTTCTTTTCAGCCTAACTCTTTGCCGTCATTCAAAATGTCCAGTTTTATCCTGTAGCCATTTTCAGACGCTTGTTCTTACTTTATGTAGAGTTTGTAAATCTTAAATCATTCCAAATTTAATATTCCATCCAAAATATAAGAGCCCCCCGTTTCCGGGGGGCTCTTTGGTTACTTTCGGACCGTTAGTCCATTTTCACTTTGTAGTTTATTAGACTACGCGGCGAGTGCGAACAATCAGGACGATTACAGCGACGGTCAGTACAGCACCGACAGCCACAATCAGCCAGATGTAGGCAGGAGTTTCAGCCTGAGGTACGGTCAAAGTGATAGCCGGAGGATTATTGACCTCTACCGGGGCTGCATCAGCCTTAACGGTGGTAAAGACAGCCGGGAACCATTCACTGGTGCTGTTGGCGGTATTGACGCGAACCTTCCAGTAGTAGCTGGTTGAGTTGCTCAAAGTGCCGTCATATGCCCAGTAATTGGTGGTCAGGTTCTTGGTAGCCAAAACCTTGGTAGCATCAGCGAAGGTAGGATCGGTGCTGAGTACGAGGTCATAGCTGACAGCAGTAGAAACTGAATCCCAGGCGAATACGGGTTTAACGGGTACGTTGGAAGCACCGTTGGTGGGCATCAGGTTGAAGGTGTAGGTCAGTTTTTCGGGCTGGGTGGAGACTGAAGCAGTACCCACGAAGCTCATGACCGGGCTGACAGCCCAGACGCTTACCTGGTAAACGGTGTCTTCAGCAATCACGAAGGCACCAACGCCATCTTTAAAGGTGGCAGAAAGAGTAGTGATACCATTTTTCTGGTTGACATCAGCAGCGGTAACAGTGTAGGCAACTTTGTAAGCGGTGGCATTATCAGTCACAACCACAAAGTACTTAACAGTCACATTGCTGTTATCAACAACCAAAGCGTCCCAGGTTACCTTGATAGAATCAACGGTAGAGGTAGCTTTGACGTTGGCTACGGGTACAGCCATCTTGTCGGTGTAAACATACAGCTCGGCACCAAAGATACCATACAGCATGTTAGCACCGGGGGCAGCAACACCAATCAGTTTGGTAGCAGTGCCAGTAGCGGTGGAAGGACCAGCAATAATGCCAGCCTTGTAAGAAAGACCGACATTAGTAATGCGGATTACGTTGTCCCAAGTACCATCCAGTACATACAGGACGTTTCCGCCGGAAGCAATACCAGAGAAGATACCAACGCCGTTGTCAACATCAGCATAGCTGCTGCTGTCAAAGGCATAAGCACCGGTAACTGTATTGTCAATCCGTGTCCAAACAGGAGCGGCAGCAGCGAAGTCATAAACGTATGCCGCACCGCCATTACCAGTGAGATAGACTACGCTGTTAGAACCATTCTGGAAAGTTACAACAGGTACGGATGAAGCAATAGTTGTAGCAGCAGTAGCGGTACCCCAAGTAATGCCACCATCAACTGATTTGGATATCGCGCTGTCAGAACCGGCGGCTACCAAGGTAGAACCGTCAGTTGAAACGGCAAAGGAGGTAACAGTGCCAACAGCACAGGCGCGGCCAAACCAGAGAACACCATTGGTGCTGGTCTGGTAGACAACATTATCGCCGCCGACCAGGATAGTGTTGGCATTGGAAACGAACCATGATTGAATTGTAGCACCACTGTCAACAGTGGTAATGCTGCTTACCTGAGCGGTGAAGGTCTGGCCGTTATCCAGTGAACGCCAGATAGTGGTTCCACCGAGGTCAGCTACGAATACAGCGTCACCAGCGGGTGAAACGGCAACATCAATGTCGCCATCTTCGTCAATAGAAGTGGTTGAGAGAACGCGCTCGTAAACGCCACCGGAAAGACGCCAGAGACTCTGCTGAGCATAGTCACTGGTAACAATGAACAAGCTGCCGGCAATATTGTCAACGCTGACAATAGCCTGGCGCATCATGGAAATCTGATTCCAGGTTTTGCCGAAGTCAGCAGTGTAAGAAACACCACAGTCATAGCCGCCGGTACCAGCAAGAGCTTTACCGGAGGTAGCGAAGTCAGCCAGAGCCAAAACGGTTACTTCCTCATCATACCAGCTATCCTCACCGGTAGGAGCTTTGCTGGTCTTGGTGAAGGTAAGGCCGTCAGCAGAATACCATGTATTGGGACCATAGGCCATAGAATTCAGATAACCACCGATAATCAGTTTGGCAGTGCCAACGCCGCCGGCGCCGTCAATGTCAGAGACTTCGGTTTCGGTGTCAAGACCGCTGACGTTAAGGTCAATGGTCTTGGTAGCGCCGCCGTACCACAGGTAGACGTCACCCTGTCCACTGAAAGTGGCAAGGGCAAGCCAAGCCTGGAACTTGCCGGAGGTCAGGCTGGAGTTGAAGTCAGAGGGCAGCCAGAGTTCGGCATGGTAAACGCCATCAATAGAGCCAAAATCTTCATCATTGCTTACCAGTACTTCTGCATCTTTGCAGAGGGATGTCTGGTTCCACTGATTGCCGAAGTATTTGGCGGTAATGAAGGTGTTGTTGGCATTGTCTTCGGCAACAGCAATAACGCCCTGTTTGGTGGCGAAGTCAGTGGGGTCAACCACTACGTCCCAAACATTGCAGTCAGGAATACCCATGGTAGTCCAGTCATGGCCCTGGGTAGCAATGGAGAGGTCAGACCAGGGCATACCGAAAGCGGTTTCCTGGCACATATATACGCCGTTAACACCAGTGGTGCCGAAGGAGGCAGTACCGGTGAAGACGTATTTGTTGGCGCCGGCATAGCCGACATCCAGGGTTACGATAACGCCGGTAGGCTGGTTAGCCCAGTCATTATCATCAGCCCAAATGTATACATTGGACAGCTTGTTCCAGGTTACACCGCCGTCTTTGGTGGAGAAGATGTCATAACCGTCAGTGAAGTAAACTTCATTGGCGTTGACGCTGGAAGCGCAGATATCAAAGATATAAGCGTCACCATAAGGGGAAGCAAGATTGGCAGTTACACCATCCTGGAAGACCATTTTCCAGGTGCGGCCGGCATCAGTGGATTTAAAAACGCAGGGTGAGCCGTCATATATGGTAGTGGCATAAACGGCAGTTTTATCTGCGTTCCATTCCAGCTGACCGATAGCATCAAAGCGAGCACCGGGAGTGCTGACTACATAGCCGCCAGTTGCGCCGGAGCCAGGCAGGGAGATTTTGCTCCAATCCTGGTTGGCAGCAGCTACGGGGGTAGCGACTGCGAACATGGAAAGAACCATGGCAGCAGTCAGGACTACGCCCAGAACTTTACTTATTTTTGTCTTAAACATCGACCTATAAATTTCCTTTTAAAATTATTTTATGCAAATGTCTTCATATTATATATGTATATATGAAGACCAAGAGTGGTCCAATTCAGCATCAATCAAAGACGCTTCCCCTTACGGGTGCATACCAATTACACCACCTCCTTTCAAGGTTTAACCTATCTTATATAATAACACAGCCTGTCAATACTTTATTAGTATTTTGACCCAATTTGGCTAAGAAGTACTATAGTTTTTATACGTTTTACGTTTGAAAATATTTTTTTATCCCTTTTAGCTTACATTTCTTTCTGGAGGTTAGCCAGGAAGTCAGCATTGTTTCTGGAGCGGCGCAGGCGGTCCAGCAGGCGCTCATTAACCTCTGTATAGTGGTTAGCGTCATCAGCGATAATGGCAACCATCCTCCGCAAAAGCTGTACCTGCTTGTAGTTGTCACCCAGCAGCAGCTCTTCACGGCGGGTGCTTGAGCGAGATATATCCAGGGCAGGGAATACACGGCGTTCGGCCAAGCGGCGTTCCAGATGAAGTTCCATATTGCCGGTGCCCTTGAACTCTTCGTAAATAAGGTCATCCATGCGGCTGCCGGTTTCCACCAGACAGGTAGCGATAATGGTAAGCGAACCGCCCTCTTCGGTATTGCGGGCAGCCCCGAAGAATTTCTTGGCAGGGTGAAGGGCTACCGGGTCAATACCGCCAGAAAGGGTGCGGCCTGATGAAGGCATAGCCAGATTGTAGGCGCGGGTAAGGCGGGTAATGCCGTCCAGCAGTATAAAGACATCTTTGCCGCTTTCTACCATACGCTTTGCCCGTTCCAGTGCCAGTTCGGCTACCCTGGTCTGGTTTTCCACCGGTTCGTCAAAGGTGGCGGCCATAACTTCGCCCCGTACGTGGCGGCGCATGTCGGTTACTTCTTCAGGGCGTTCACCTATAAGGACTACCATTATATGTATATCGTTAT
It encodes:
- a CDS encoding ribonuclease H-like domain-containing protein, whose translation is MEAYLDIETTGLSPYQADLTVIGIHLVNGSSIPGLIQLVGKECTAENVMLSLAGADTLYTYNGKGFDLPFIHRKLGIDLSRHFNHRDLMFDCWAKNLKGGLKKVECQLGIPRELTEVNGYVAVQLWWNYINKADTGALETLLAYNREDIVNLKTLKDILLNNCTY
- the rho gene encoding transcription termination factor Rho, which translates into the protein MEIGQFELSELEKKTREELLDIAKEMGVNGVTALKKQDLVMRLIQVYTESQGNVFCSGILEIMPDGYGFLRQASLLPSSSDIYVSQSQIRRFGLRTGDMVIGQGRPAKPGEKYYSLLRVEAINDLNPEMAKRRPNFGALVPTFPDRLINLETSPTELATRLINLIAPIGRGQRGLIVSPPKAGKTTILKNIANATATNYNDIHIMVVLIGERPEEVTDMRRHVRGEVMAATFDEPVENQTRVAELALERAKRMVESGKDVFILLDGITRLTRAYNLAMPSSGRTLSGGIDPVALHPAKKFFGAARNTEEGGSLTIIATCLVETGSRMDDLIYEEFKGTGNMELHLERRLAERRVFPALDISRSSTRREELLLGDNYKQVQLLRRMVAIIADDANHYTEVNERLLDRLRRSRNNADFLANLQKEM